A genomic segment from Coccinella septempunctata chromosome 3, icCocSept1.1, whole genome shotgun sequence encodes:
- the LOC123310140 gene encoding uncharacterized protein LOC123310140, with translation MRHLSIVLLAIAFIQAVTAETIPEVVQEFSTVIDNRTSEVGQLIGIVGRNVGQIFGQIQKNVKEVGQNLNDYLEHLKNYISASASRAGKLGQNIDDCVSTATSSLSSLNLDVLQKCAISNELTDVQKMIPRVADLQRQLRTLIPRCMVGTPEDETTIRACLSDGLQQIDASAESLTADVRTLIDGALDTAENCVEGVRSDLQNSMSSVNSAFNDCVGIL, from the exons ATGAGGCATTTATCGATAGTTTTACTGGCAATCGCCTTTATACAA GCAGTTACTGCTGAAACCATTCCGGAGGTGGTTCAAGAATTCTCAACCGTCATCGATAACAGAACGTCAGAGGTTGGCCAGCTTATCGGTATCGTAGGTAGAAATGTGGGCCAAATATTCGGCCAGATACAAAAAAACGTCAAAGAAGTCGGCCAAAATCTGAACGATTATCTCGAACATCTAAAAAATTATATAAGCGCCTCAGCATCGAGAGCTGGCAAGTTGGGTCAAAACATCGATGACTGTGTTTCAACCGCAACCTCCAGCCTGTCATCTCTGAACTTGGACGTCCTCCAGAAGTGTGCCATCAGCAACGAGCTCACTGACGTCCAGAAAATGATCCCTCGGGTAGCTGATTTGCAACGTCAACTCCGTACCTTGATCCCAAGATGCATGGTCGGTACTCCAGAAGACGAGACAACCATCAGAGCATGTCTGAGCGATGGACTTCAACAGATCGACGCTTCTGCTGAATCTCTGACTGCAGATGTGAGAACCCTGATAGATGGTGCGCTTGACACTGCTGAAAATTGTGTGGAAGGCGTCAGATCTGATCTCCAAAATTCCATGTCTTCTGTTAACAGCGCATTCAATGATTGCGTTGGTATTCTTTGA
- the LOC123309249 gene encoding uncharacterized protein LOC123309249 encodes MWKFFCLVLFSIALASAADSNLESTSGNVSPSGLSESRVRILLEMTKEVLKLKSYALKAAFQEASNINQYRKGIKSIVNVSVQNINEQLDDLEAIVKNATKEAKNHKKSISSCVRKEKWSKWLKIRSGRILQCKKTFSFEVLKLKLAKLAYVKVKAASVIPTCLLLHPISNKNLKNCIQNQIDQTYSTANQIKSEIDDNAANIYDEANNCIEDNLGNLDLDIEQISDDFAECVKNKLKGN; translated from the exons ATGTGGAAATTTTTTTGCTTAGTCCTATTTTCAATTGCACTT GCAAGTGCTGCTGACAGCAACCTTGAGTCAACATCTGGAAATGTAAGTCCCTCAGGATTATCGGAGTCAAGAGTCCGTATATTACTGGAAATGACAAAGGAGGTACTCAAATTGAAATCCTACGCCTTGAAAGCCGCCTTCCAAGAAGCATCTAACATTAACCAATACAGAAAAGGAATCAAATCCATCGTCAATGTTTCTGTACAGAATATAAACGAGCAACTGGATGATTTGGAAGCTATTGTGAAGAATGCCACAAAAGAGGcgaaaaatcacaaaaaaagtatttctagTTGCGTCCGAAAGGAAAAATGGAGCAAATGGTTGAAAATACGATCCGGACGTATACTCCAAtgtaaaaaaacattttccTTCGAAgttctgaaattgaaacttgCGAAATTGGCATACGTGAAAGTAAAGGCCGCCTCTGTGATACCCACATGTCTGCTTCTCCATCCGATcagtaacaaaaacttgaaaaattgcATCCAAAACCAAATCGATCAGACGTATTCCACGGCCAACCAGATCAAATCTGAGATAGATGATAATGCCGCCAATATCTACGATGAGGCGAACAATTGTATCGAAGATAACCTGGGCAATCTGGATTTGGATATAGAGCAGATTTCAGACGATTTCGCCGAATGcgttaaaaataaattgaagggAAACTAA